The genomic segment AGGCCCCAGAGCACCCGCGGCGAGACCGCGGGCGCCCGGAGCGGCCGCGGCTGGGCGGCGGCCGTCGGCATCAGTAGTTCGTGGCCCCCGACTCGGCGGCCGACATCCCGATGATCGCCAGGATCCAGGCGCCCCACAGCACCCAGAGGAGGATCTGGGCGACGATGCCCGCGCCCACCGAGATCCAGCACCACTTCTTGGCCTCGGCCGAGGCCGCCCACGCGCCGGCGATGTCGCCCTGGTCGCGCCGGGAGTTCACCTGGCTCGACTTGATGATGGCGACGATGCCGGTGGGCAGGCAGCAGCACAGCGTCACCAGGATCGCCTGCACCAGGTAGTTGGGGATGTTCGGCGCGCCGCCGTAGCCCCCCGGCCCGCCGGGCCCGCCCGGGCCGCCGGCGTACTGGCCTCCGGGGCCGCCCGCGTAGGCGCCTCCGCCGGGACCGCCCGCGTAAGGGCCGCCCGCCGCGCCGGCACCGGCCGCACCGGCGCCGCCGGCCGCGCCCCGCGGGGCCTCGCGCGCGGGGTTCGGGCGCCCGCAGTTGGGGCAGTTGGCGAGGGAGTCGTCGTACTGGTTGCCGCAATCGGGGCAGGTGATCAGGGCCATGGGCGGTGGTGCTCCGGAAGGGGAAGTGGACCCGCGCCCGGGAAGGACGCGGCGGGATCGGGCTCGGGTGTCGGTGGACCGGCGATTCGGACCGGCGGAAGTTCGGCAGGCGGTGGAAGATGCGCGCAAACGTCCGTTTGCGCAAGAACTGCGGTGCTAAAAACCCGCCTCGGCGTGTCGAACGGCGGGCGGCCGGGGCGGAGGCGCCGCGCCCGACGCTCGGCCCGGGGCGTCAGCGCGCGGCGGCGGCGAGCGGCGCCGGGCGCGGGGCCGGCGCGGCGTCGAGCCCCCTCGCCAGCTCGCGGCAGAGGCGCTTGAGTCCCTTGAGGTAGCTCCAGTGCTCCACCTCCAGGTAGTGGCGGGTGGACTCCTTGTAGCGGATCCCGTGGCCCAGGTCCTCGTCCACGCTCCTCCGCCTGGCGCGGAACGCCTCGGCGGCGGGGGTGCCCCGGCGCGCGGCGTCCAGGAAGAGCGCCACGGCCCGCGTCTGCCAGTGCACCAGCCCGAACTGGCCGCTGTCGGGCTGGATGAGCCCCGCCACGAACAGCGTGTCGAGCTCCGGGTGGAAGACGTTGCGGAAGAGGCGCGGCCGCCCGTCCCGCCAGTTGAGCCAGGCGCGGTCGATGAACGGGAAGTCGATGTGGTACCCGGTCGCGAAGACGACCAGGTCGACCTCCTCGGCCGTCCCGTCCGCGAAGCGCACCGTCTTTCCCTCGAACGCGGCGACGTCGGGCCTGGGGACGACGCCGCCGTGCTGCACGTAGTACGGCAGCAGCGAGTTGACGATCGGGTGCGTCTCGAAGAGGCGGTGGTCGGGCCTGGGCAGGCCGTTCTTCCCCGGCGGCCCGAAGAGCAGCCGCGCCGTCACCGCGCCGATCGCGCGGCGCACGGAGATGGGGACGCGCAGCTTCAGCAGCACGTCGCCCACCTGGTCGGCGGGCCTGCCCAGCACGTACTTGGGCATGTACCAGTAGCCGCGGCGGGTGCTGTGGAATGCCCGGACAGCGTGCTGCGCCGCCTCCACCGCGATGTCGCACCCGCTGTTGCCGCCGCCCACCACCAGCACGCGCTTCCCTTCGAACACGTCGGGCGTGCGGTACTCGGCCGAGTGCAGCGTCTCGCCCGCGAAGGCGCCGGGGTAGCCGGGGACCTTCGGCGACCAGTTGTGCCCGTTCGCGATCACCACCGCGCCGTAGCGCCGCGTCTCGCCGGTCCCCAGCGCCACCTCCCACGCGCGCCCGCCGTCCACCGGCTCCATGCGCTGCACCGGGGTGCGGTACTCGATGCGCTCCGCCACCCCGAAGCGCTCCGCGTAGGCGCGCAGGTACTCCAGCACCTGCGCGTGGTGCGGGTAGTCGGGGAAGTGGGCGGGCATGGGGAAGTCGGGGAACTGCGTGAACGGCTTCGACGAGATCATGTGCGTCGAGCGGTACACGCGCGCGAACGGCTTCCCGTAGTTCCAGTTGCCGCCCAGGTCGTCCTCGCGCTCCAGCACGTCGGCCGTGAAGCCGCGCTCGGCCAGGTTGCGGGCGGCCGCCAGCCCGGAGCTCCCCGCCCCCACCACGCACACCCGGTCGGTCCGGTCGGTCACGGCCATCGGAAGACAACTCGCAGGGCGGAGGAGACCGAAGAGAGGGGGACGACGGACGGAGTTTCGCGGGTGCGCCGCGGGGGGTCAAGACGGGCGCCCTCGTCCGCCGCCCTGGAGCGACGAGCTCTCTCCCAGCTTCGGGGAGAGGTGGATTTACGCCTCTGGTGCGGATGTCTGGTCTCGCGCGGAAGCGCGCGCAGGGGCGAGGCATGCCTCGACCGGCGGATGCAGGCCCGTGCGTGGCAGGCGGCCTCTTGCGCCGATGCTGTCGATGCTCGGACTCGCATGCTCGCCCCTACGGGACCCCGGGCGCTTCGCGCGACGAACCCGCGTGAGGGATGCGCGCCCGACAGGGCCGGGACCGCGGCGGCAGGGCAGTTTCGGCCGACGCGGGCCCGGCGCCGTTGGGCACGGTCGTATCGTGCCCTACGGCGCGCGCAGCCCGGCCCGGAGCGCAGCGGAGGGACACGCCCGAAACCGCTGTTTCGTAGCCCGGTGGTTCCGGGCGGCCGAAAGGAAGGGGCGTGGACCAGCCGGTTCGACGTGTGTAACTTACCCGTCGCAGGCGCGGCCGGACTCGTGCACGAGGGCGCGTCGGAAGGGCCCCAACGCTCCCGCGGGGCCCGGTGTCATTGAGCGAGCCATGGCCGACGAAGACGTCCTGCTGGTGGAGCGCGCGCTGGAGGGAGACGCCGGCGCGATC from the Longimicrobium sp. genome contains:
- a CDS encoding FAD-dependent oxidoreductase; translated protein: MTDRTDRVCVVGAGSSGLAAARNLAERGFTADVLEREDDLGGNWNYGKPFARVYRSTHMISSKPFTQFPDFPMPAHFPDYPHHAQVLEYLRAYAERFGVAERIEYRTPVQRMEPVDGGRAWEVALGTGETRRYGAVVIANGHNWSPKVPGYPGAFAGETLHSAEYRTPDVFEGKRVLVVGGGNSGCDIAVEAAQHAVRAFHSTRRGYWYMPKYVLGRPADQVGDVLLKLRVPISVRRAIGAVTARLLFGPPGKNGLPRPDHRLFETHPIVNSLLPYYVQHGGVVPRPDVAAFEGKTVRFADGTAEEVDLVVFATGYHIDFPFIDRAWLNWRDGRPRLFRNVFHPELDTLFVAGLIQPDSGQFGLVHWQTRAVALFLDAARRGTPAAEAFRARRRSVDEDLGHGIRYKESTRHYLEVEHWSYLKGLKRLCRELARGLDAAPAPRPAPLAAAAR
- a CDS encoding CD225/dispanin family protein translates to MALITCPDCGNQYDDSLANCPNCGRPNPAREAPRGAAGGAGAAGAGAAGGPYAGGPGGGAYAGGPGGQYAGGPGGPGGPGGYGGAPNIPNYLVQAILVTLCCCLPTGIVAIIKSSQVNSRRDQGDIAGAWAASAEAKKWCWISVGAGIVAQILLWVLWGAWILAIIGMSAAESGATNY